A window from Rhizosphaericola mali encodes these proteins:
- the metH gene encoding methionine synthase, with protein sequence MNIIRPYLRLSGLEPLVLRPGLNFVNIGERTNVTGSKKFARLIREENYDEALSVARQQVESGAQVIDVNMDDSLLDGKHAMVTYLNLLQAEPDIAKIPVMIDSSKFDIIEAGLKCVQGRCIVNSISMKEGVEKFVDHARVCQSFGAAIVVMAFDEEGQADTIERRVEVCERAYHILVDEVGYHPEDIIFDLNVFAVATGMTEHNNYGVDFIEATKLIKEKFPLVHISGGISNLSFSFRGNETVREAMHSVFLYYAVQVGMDMGIVNAGQLMVYDQIEPKLRQLCEDVILNRNNENSEATDKLISFAETVKSKGKEIKKDDAWRQLNVAERLSHALVNGITDYIDEDTEEARQQYNRPLEVIEGPLMAGMNVVGDLFGAGKMFLPQVVKSARVMKKSVAYLTPFIEEEKRNNPNLGVSSVPKILMATVKGDVHDIGKNIVGVVLGCNGYDIIDLGVMVPTEKILDTAVKENVDIIGLSGLITPSLDEMVNVAHEMQIRHLDIPLLIGGATTSRMHTAVKIAPQYQEGVVHVLDASRSVGVVGKLLNKTQKIDFLSDIKEEYTKLKTNFENKKPVKNYLSYTDATKKPAKIDWDNFETKKPQFTGTKVWHSYDLAEVRKYIDWKPFFISWELHGNFPDILTDEIVGKEAQKVYDDANAMLDQLIAENWVHSEAVIGFWPAQRIQPDTVLVTTENKEYNLEFMRQQIKKAEGQPNLSLADFICPTLQEDFIGAFAVTIKGIETKLEEFTKQNDDYNKIMLQALCDRLAEAFTELLHEKVRKEYWGYISDEQLSNEELIKEKYQGIRPAPGYPACPDHTEKYKLFEMLQVQENIGIQLTESLAMYPAASICGWYFSHPQSQYFGVGKIMEDQVKDYQSRKNWDDETTLKWLRPVIE encoded by the coding sequence ACCTTATTTAAGACTGAGTGGTTTAGAACCCTTAGTACTCCGTCCGGGATTAAATTTTGTAAATATTGGAGAACGAACAAACGTAACTGGTTCGAAAAAATTTGCACGGCTTATTCGTGAGGAAAACTATGATGAAGCATTAAGTGTTGCGCGCCAGCAAGTAGAAAGTGGTGCACAAGTCATTGATGTCAACATGGACGATTCGCTTTTAGATGGTAAACATGCTATGGTAACTTATCTCAATTTGTTACAAGCAGAACCAGATATTGCGAAAATCCCAGTAATGATTGACTCTTCCAAATTTGACATTATTGAGGCTGGATTGAAATGTGTTCAAGGTCGATGCATTGTCAATTCCATTTCCATGAAAGAAGGTGTGGAAAAATTTGTCGATCATGCTCGTGTGTGTCAATCTTTTGGTGCCGCCATCGTAGTAATGGCATTTGACGAAGAAGGGCAAGCTGATACTATCGAAAGAAGAGTGGAAGTTTGCGAACGTGCTTATCATATTTTGGTCGATGAAGTTGGTTATCATCCAGAAGATATCATATTTGACTTAAATGTATTTGCTGTAGCAACGGGTATGACCGAGCACAACAATTATGGTGTAGATTTCATCGAAGCAACGAAATTAATTAAGGAAAAATTTCCATTGGTTCATATAAGTGGAGGTATTAGTAATTTATCTTTTTCGTTTAGGGGAAATGAAACCGTGCGTGAAGCAATGCACAGCGTGTTTCTATATTATGCGGTACAAGTCGGCATGGATATGGGGATCGTTAATGCGGGTCAATTAATGGTTTATGATCAAATCGAACCCAAATTGCGCCAACTGTGCGAAGATGTTATTTTGAATAGAAATAATGAAAATAGTGAAGCTACCGACAAATTAATTTCTTTCGCAGAAACTGTAAAATCAAAAGGCAAAGAAATCAAAAAAGACGATGCTTGGCGACAATTAAATGTAGCGGAACGTCTTTCGCATGCGTTGGTTAATGGAATTACAGATTATATTGATGAGGATACGGAAGAAGCCAGACAACAATACAATCGCCCACTCGAAGTTATCGAAGGACCGCTAATGGCAGGAATGAATGTGGTTGGTGATCTTTTCGGTGCGGGTAAAATGTTTCTACCACAAGTAGTGAAAAGTGCACGTGTAATGAAAAAAAGCGTCGCTTACTTAACTCCATTTATCGAAGAAGAAAAAAGAAATAACCCAAATCTTGGCGTAAGTTCCGTTCCTAAAATATTGATGGCGACTGTCAAAGGTGACGTACATGATATTGGGAAAAATATCGTTGGCGTTGTTTTAGGTTGCAATGGTTACGATATTATTGATTTGGGGGTAATGGTGCCGACAGAAAAGATTTTGGATACTGCAGTAAAGGAAAACGTCGATATCATTGGCTTGAGTGGCTTGATTACACCCTCTTTGGATGAAATGGTCAATGTGGCTCATGAGATGCAAATCCGTCATTTGGATATTCCATTATTGATTGGAGGTGCAACCACATCAAGAATGCACACTGCGGTAAAAATAGCTCCGCAATATCAAGAAGGAGTAGTTCATGTTTTGGATGCATCCCGAAGTGTTGGCGTTGTAGGAAAGTTGCTCAATAAAACCCAAAAAATTGATTTTCTTTCAGATATAAAAGAAGAATATACCAAGCTCAAAACCAATTTTGAGAATAAAAAACCTGTAAAAAATTATCTTTCTTACACAGATGCAACAAAAAAACCTGCAAAAATTGATTGGGATAATTTCGAAACAAAAAAACCTCAATTTACAGGAACTAAAGTTTGGCATTCCTACGATTTAGCTGAAGTGCGTAAGTATATTGACTGGAAGCCTTTTTTCATTTCATGGGAATTGCATGGTAATTTCCCTGATATTCTCACAGATGAAATTGTAGGTAAAGAAGCGCAAAAAGTGTATGATGATGCCAATGCGATGTTGGATCAATTAATCGCAGAAAATTGGGTGCATTCAGAAGCGGTGATTGGTTTTTGGCCAGCGCAACGCATACAACCAGATACCGTACTTGTAACTACAGAAAACAAGGAATACAATTTGGAATTTATGCGTCAGCAAATTAAAAAAGCGGAAGGACAACCTAATCTTTCACTTGCTGACTTTATTTGTCCAACCCTTCAAGAGGATTTTATTGGAGCATTTGCCGTGACGATTAAAGGCATTGAAACCAAATTAGAAGAATTTACGAAGCAAAATGATGATTATAACAAAATCATGCTTCAAGCATTGTGCGACCGTCTAGCGGAAGCATTTACAGAGCTTTTACATGAAAAAGTACGTAAAGAATATTGGGGATATATTTCGGACGAACAATTAAGCAATGAGGAATTAATTAAGGAAAAATATCAAGGAATACGTCCTGCACCTGGTTATCCCGCGTGCCCTGATCATACGGAGAAATATAAGTTATTTGAAATGCTACAAGTGCAGGAAAATATCGGAATACAACTTACAGAATCTTTAGCAATGTATCCTGCAGCAAGTATTTGTGGTTGGTATTTCAGCCATCCGCAGAGTCAATATTTCGGTGTTGGAAAAATCATGGAAGATCAAGTTAAAGATTATCAATCTCGAAAAAATTGGGATGATGAGACAACTCTAAAATGGTTACGACCCGTAATTGAATAG